In Patescibacteria group bacterium, the sequence GCCGAACCATAATAACAGTATCGGTTGTTTGCATGATTGTAATGTACGGTAGAATGATGCTATCGAATTATTTTGAAAATGTCAATTACATTGACAATACATGAAAGATCAATGTATTATTGTAATATAAATTGTTACAAACGTATGTATGAGGAATATTATCAATATTTCATTACCTCAACCCCTTGTAAAAGTTGTTGATAAGGCGACAAAGAGTGGAAACTACTCAAGTAAGAGCGAGTTTATTCGTATGCTCATCCGACTATGGATGGAGCGCCAACTTATTAATGAACTTGAAGA encodes:
- a CDS encoding ribbon-helix-helix domain-containing protein yields the protein MRNIINISLPQPLVKVVDKATKSGNYSSKSEFIRMLIRLWMERQLINELEESRSELRSGKGKVLKTLRDLRT